From a region of the Deinococcus metallilatus genome:
- a CDS encoding ATP-binding protein: protein MNREPSLPTPLDLSALLDGLPDPLFTVDAGWRLTYLNCQAADLLGAAPAEVLGCVLWDCCPQGQDSALDAECRWVMATRQERQFGLADAARGGPAEVRAFPYRDGIAVQVCKLAACQPGEAGPEALLNVTRALASASSQPEAIRAALAFGQTALGAAGGALWQLGGDGTGLIQRDTLGELPPEGLANGVRPVTDALSRREEVFLSPSPGTPAGTLAAVAVGTGEEPWGVLTLIFGAGRTPDEATRETLRTLAAQLGQALERLQAAEAGAQALAALGRERARLSAILDQMPAAIWIAEVPGGRIIAGNGAIERILRAPSRLSASVDHYDEYLGFHPDGRPYQAHEWPLARTVLTGERVENEEIEMQRGDGTRGFVQYSSALVRDGGSGDPALAVVTGVDVTELRELRATLEQRVEGRTRELVQRNEDLAAETAALQVFANFTELVGRETDLAVLTQAATSVLHRALGDGSTGYYALDGDLWKQGPWDGDMEVGTLAAAQAGFPADLPLFAQPATSHEALFVDRWRSSGHLLAPHTPEYGAIAVYPVVVQGQTVGQLAAGLREKTRWSERDRAVFRAVGRALSLATERAESARTLATKQRQLEQANRDLEAFASSVSHDLRAPVRHMGSFAGLLRRAVPDNPRALKYVDVIEQSTARMNALIDSLLTFARLGTGEVQKADVALNELVDTVRAELAPELGERQIDWRVGPLPVVRGSAALLRQVFQNLLGNAVKYSRTRERAVIEVWAETSGHDHVIHVRDNGVGFDPAFRDKLFEVFGRLHSAQEFEGDGVGLASVERIVERHGGRVWAEGQPGEGATFSFTLPG from the coding sequence GTGAACCGAGAACCTTCCCTCCCCACTCCCCTCGACCTCTCTGCCCTCCTTGACGGCCTCCCCGACCCGCTGTTCACCGTGGACGCGGGCTGGCGCCTGACTTACCTCAACTGTCAGGCCGCCGATCTGCTGGGTGCAGCCCCCGCCGAGGTGCTGGGGTGCGTGCTCTGGGACTGCTGCCCCCAGGGACAGGACAGCGCCCTCGACGCCGAATGCCGCTGGGTGATGGCCACCCGGCAGGAACGGCAGTTCGGGCTGGCGGACGCGGCGCGGGGCGGCCCGGCAGAGGTACGTGCCTTTCCCTACCGGGACGGGATCGCGGTGCAGGTCTGCAAGCTGGCGGCCTGCCAGCCGGGGGAGGCAGGCCCAGAGGCGCTGCTGAACGTGACGCGCGCCCTTGCCTCGGCCAGCAGTCAGCCGGAGGCGATCCGGGCGGCCCTGGCCTTCGGGCAGACGGCGCTGGGGGCGGCGGGCGGTGCGCTCTGGCAACTCGGCGGGGACGGTACCGGGCTGATTCAGCGGGACACCCTCGGTGAACTGCCGCCGGAGGGGCTGGCGAACGGGGTAAGGCCGGTCACGGACGCGCTGAGCCGCCGGGAGGAGGTCTTCCTGAGCCCTTCCCCGGGCACACCGGCTGGGACGTTGGCTGCTGTAGCGGTCGGCACAGGCGAAGAGCCCTGGGGCGTGTTGACCCTGATCTTCGGGGCGGGCCGGACGCCTGACGAGGCAACGCGGGAGACGCTGCGGACGCTCGCGGCCCAGCTCGGGCAGGCCCTGGAACGGCTTCAGGCCGCCGAGGCGGGTGCGCAGGCCCTGGCCGCGCTGGGGCGGGAACGCGCGCGCCTCTCGGCCATCCTCGATCAGATGCCCGCCGCCATCTGGATCGCGGAGGTGCCGGGCGGGCGCATCATCGCCGGGAACGGGGCCATCGAGCGCATCCTGCGCGCGCCCTCGCGGCTCAGCGCGAGCGTGGACCACTATGACGAGTATCTGGGTTTTCACCCGGACGGCCGCCCCTACCAGGCCCACGAGTGGCCGCTGGCCCGCACCGTCCTGACCGGCGAGCGCGTCGAGAACGAGGAGATCGAGATGCAGCGCGGGGACGGCACGCGCGGCTTCGTGCAGTATTCCTCGGCCCTGGTCCGGGACGGTGGGAGCGGCGACCCGGCCCTCGCCGTGGTGACCGGGGTGGACGTGACCGAGCTGCGCGAGTTGCGGGCCACCCTGGAGCAGCGGGTGGAGGGGCGCACCCGCGAACTGGTCCAGCGCAACGAGGACCTGGCGGCCGAAACCGCCGCCCTCCAGGTGTTCGCCAACTTCACTGAGCTGGTGGGCCGCGAGACGGACCTGGCGGTGCTGACCCAGGCGGCCACCAGCGTCCTGCACCGCGCGCTGGGCGACGGCAGCACCGGGTACTACGCCCTCGACGGCGACCTCTGGAAACAGGGGCCCTGGGACGGCGACATGGAAGTGGGAACGCTGGCAGCGGCCCAGGCGGGCTTCCCGGCCGACCTGCCGCTGTTCGCCCAGCCCGCCACCTCCCACGAGGCCCTGTTCGTGGACCGTTGGCGGTCCTCGGGTCACCTGCTGGCCCCGCATACACCCGAGTACGGCGCCATTGCCGTCTACCCGGTGGTGGTGCAGGGGCAGACCGTCGGCCAGCTCGCGGCGGGCCTGCGCGAGAAGACCCGCTGGAGCGAGCGCGACCGCGCCGTCTTCCGCGCGGTGGGCCGCGCCCTGAGCTTGGCGACCGAGCGGGCCGAGAGTGCCCGGACGCTGGCGACCAAACAGCGGCAATTGGAACAGGCCAACCGTGACCTGGAAGCCTTCGCCTCCAGCGTCTCCCACGACCTGCGCGCGCCCGTGCGCCATATGGGCAGCTTTGCGGGCCTGCTGCGCCGCGCGGTGCCGGACAACCCCCGCGCCCTGAAGTACGTGGACGTGATCGAGCAGAGCACGGCGCGCATGAACGCGCTGATCGACAGCCTGCTGACCTTCGCGCGCCTGGGGACGGGCGAGGTGCAGAAGGCGGACGTGGCGCTGAATGAGCTGGTGGACACGGTGCGGGCCGAACTCGCCCCCGAGCTGGGCGAGCGGCAGATCGACTGGCGGGTGGGGCCGCTCCCGGTGGTCCGGGGCAGCGCGGCCCTGCTGCGGCAGGTCTTCCAGAACCTGTTGGGCAACGCCGTGAAGTATTCGAGAACCCGCGAGCGGGCCGTCATCGAGGTCTGGGCCGAAACGTCCGGCCATGACCACGTCATCCACGTCCGCGACAACGGCGTGGGCTTCGATCCCGCCTTCCGCGACAAGCTGTTCGAGGTCTTCGGGCGGCTGCACAGCGCGCAGGAATTCGAGGGCGACGGCGTGGGCCTCGCCAGCGTGGAGCGCATCGTGGAGCGGCACGGCGGGCGGGTCTGGGCCGAGGGACAGCCCGGTGAGGGCGCGACCTTCAGCTTCACGCTGCCCGGCTGA
- a CDS encoding SDR family oxidoreductase: protein MKLKPLDEQVMVLTGASSGIGLTTARMAAKQGVRLVLAARSENALRQLTQELVDGGGQAVFAVCDVSREEDVQKLAELARATYGGCDTWVNNAGVGMYGTLLESSVEDMRRLFDINFWGIVYGSRAAVALMRERGGALINMGSVTSEQTVPLQSLYSASKHAVKGFTDGLRMELEHDGVPIAVTLIKPGPIDTPFPLNARSYLPTEPQHVPPVYAPETVARAVLHAAATPTRETYVGGGAKGIAASGEFAPHATEKALAAAAIPRTLSDRPPLPPERNILYHPSERLEERGDYPGVVQPVSVYTEAATHRKLLGAGLLGAGLAAALWHRSRRA, encoded by the coding sequence TTGAAACTCAAACCACTCGACGAGCAGGTCATGGTGCTTACCGGGGCATCCAGCGGGATCGGCCTCACCACGGCGCGGATGGCCGCGAAGCAGGGCGTGCGGCTGGTGCTGGCCGCGCGCAGCGAGAACGCCCTGCGGCAACTGACACAGGAACTCGTGGACGGCGGCGGCCAGGCGGTGTTCGCCGTCTGCGACGTGAGCCGCGAGGAGGACGTACAGAAGCTGGCGGAACTGGCCCGCGCGACCTACGGCGGCTGCGACACCTGGGTGAACAACGCGGGCGTCGGCATGTACGGCACGCTGCTGGAATCCTCGGTCGAGGACATGCGCCGCCTGTTCGACATCAATTTCTGGGGCATCGTGTACGGCTCGCGCGCGGCGGTCGCCCTGATGCGGGAGCGGGGCGGCGCGCTGATCAACATGGGCAGCGTGACCTCCGAGCAGACCGTGCCGCTGCAAAGCCTGTATTCCGCCTCCAAGCACGCCGTGAAGGGCTTTACCGACGGCCTGCGGATGGAACTGGAGCATGACGGCGTGCCCATCGCGGTGACGCTGATCAAGCCCGGCCCCATCGACACGCCCTTTCCGCTGAACGCCCGCAGCTACCTGCCCACCGAGCCGCAGCACGTGCCGCCGGTCTACGCGCCGGAAACGGTCGCGCGGGCGGTCCTGCACGCCGCGGCCACGCCCACCCGGGAGACGTACGTGGGCGGCGGGGCCAAAGGCATCGCGGCCTCCGGCGAGTTCGCCCCGCACGCCACCGAAAAGGCGCTGGCGGCGGCAGCCATCCCCCGCACCCTCAGCGACAGGCCGCCGCTGCCTCCGGAGCGGAATATCCTCTATCACCCCTCCGAGCGGCTGGAGGAACGCGGCGATTATCCCGGCGTGGTGCAGCCGGTCAGCGTATACACCGAGGCGGCCACGCACCGCAAGCTGCTCGGCGCGGGCCTGCTCGGCGCCGGGCTGGCCGCGGCCCTCTGGCACCGGTCCCGGCGTGCCTGA
- a CDS encoding C39 family peptidase yields the protein MVLRAFAAWPLALLLLAGLGGALPASITLKNIRHEPQGPDNCAPVTALTVLGYYGTRVTQAQAARALKDGPRDPQVTSLELAAYLGRFGLRSVIRYAGTPDLLRDLLARGIPVVLQQRLRSGSNVAHFRTVYGYRGGEFLISDPLRGARLWLSEAELMDLWHFYNGEYLVAYPPAREGDVRAALGEDYRVAANWQRLKSIEEQNVRAQPGDPYNWWGLGKANLRLGNVGAAADNFDRAVALGVPTLYFLYRQEAFEAWTRAGEHRKTLDFAQRALQTDPASKELLRFRNLARDALSG from the coding sequence ATGGTTCTCCGCGCCTTTGCTGCATGGCCGCTGGCGCTGTTGCTCCTGGCGGGCCTCGGGGGTGCCCTGCCCGCCAGTATCACCCTCAAGAACATCCGCCACGAACCCCAGGGACCGGACAACTGCGCGCCGGTCACGGCGCTCACGGTGCTGGGCTACTACGGCACGCGGGTGACGCAGGCCCAGGCGGCCCGTGCGCTGAAGGACGGGCCGCGTGATCCTCAGGTCACCAGTCTGGAACTCGCCGCCTATCTGGGCCGCTTCGGGTTGCGGAGCGTGATCCGGTACGCGGGGACGCCTGACCTGCTGCGGGACCTGCTGGCGCGGGGGATTCCGGTGGTCCTGCAACAGCGCCTGCGGTCAGGCAGCAATGTGGCCCACTTTCGCACCGTGTACGGGTACCGGGGAGGAGAATTCCTGATCAGTGACCCTCTTCGCGGCGCCAGGTTGTGGCTCAGCGAGGCCGAGTTGATGGACCTGTGGCACTTCTACAACGGTGAATATCTGGTCGCCTATCCCCCCGCGCGGGAAGGCGACGTGCGCGCGGCCCTGGGCGAGGACTACCGGGTGGCGGCCAACTGGCAGCGGCTCAAGAGCATCGAGGAGCAGAACGTCAGGGCGCAGCCGGGCGACCCCTACAACTGGTGGGGGCTGGGCAAGGCGAACTTACGGCTGGGTAACGTCGGGGCGGCGGCGGACAATTTCGACCGCGCGGTGGCGCTCGGCGTGCCGACGCTGTACTTCCTGTACCGGCAGGAGGCGTTCGAGGCCTGGACCCGGGCGGGAGAGCACCGCAAGACGCTCGACTTCGCGCAGCGGGCACTCCAGACAGACCCGGCCAGCAAGGAACTCCTGCGGTTTCGCAACCTGGCCCGCGACGCGCTGTCGGGGTGA